The Planktothrix tepida PCC 9214 genome has a segment encoding these proteins:
- the hisI gene encoding phosphoribosyl-AMP cyclohydrolase: MNQDYLWIEALKFNDQGLIPAIAQDAEDGTVLMMAWMNKESIQKTLETQEVHYWSRSRSELWHKGATSGHIQKLKSLYYDCDADTLLLKIEQIGNIACHTGARSCFFTEVKC, from the coding sequence ATGAATCAAGATTATTTGTGGATAGAAGCGTTAAAATTTAATGACCAAGGGTTAATTCCAGCGATCGCTCAAGATGCAGAAGATGGAACGGTATTAATGATGGCTTGGATGAATAAAGAATCCATTCAAAAAACCCTAGAAACCCAAGAAGTTCACTATTGGAGCCGTTCTCGTTCTGAATTATGGCACAAAGGAGCCACATCAGGACATATTCAAAAACTGAAATCTTTATATTATGATTGTGATGCCGATACTTTATTATTAAAAATAGAACAAATTGGCAATATTGCTTGTCATACAGGCGCAAGAAGTTGTTTTTTTACAGAAGTCAAATGTTAA
- a CDS encoding proteasome-type protease, whose amino-acid sequence MTYCLGIITNTGLVIAADSRTNAGVDYISTYRKLFDFSKSGERVILLCTAGNLSITQGIVSELDRDLKTQEEINLHTLPSMYEVARYIGSKLRKIQELDEKWLKKDGIEPQCSMLLGGQIKGQDPALFLIYSQGNFIHATRETPFLQIGETKYGKPILDRTLSFNTHLEAAAKCALLSIDSTMKSNISVGPPINLVLYEKDTLEVKNWLKLRLGDPYLAEIRKLWEECLKQGFNNIPNINWQHRTSDTSEDILID is encoded by the coding sequence ATGACCTATTGTTTGGGCATTATTACCAATACTGGCTTAGTGATTGCGGCGGACTCGCGCACAAATGCTGGGGTTGATTATATTTCTACCTATCGGAAATTATTCGATTTTTCTAAATCAGGTGAGCGCGTAATTCTATTATGTACGGCGGGAAATCTCTCCATCACCCAGGGAATTGTCAGCGAATTAGATCGGGATCTCAAAACCCAGGAAGAGATTAATTTACATACCCTCCCTTCTATGTATGAAGTCGCTCGCTATATTGGATCAAAACTCAGAAAAATTCAAGAACTGGATGAAAAATGGCTAAAAAAAGACGGAATTGAACCGCAATGTTCAATGCTATTAGGAGGGCAAATCAAGGGACAAGATCCGGCTTTATTTTTAATTTATAGCCAAGGTAATTTTATTCATGCCACGAGAGAAACACCGTTTTTGCAAATTGGAGAAACTAAATATGGTAAACCGATTTTAGATCGAACATTGAGCTTTAATACTCATTTAGAAGCAGCCGCTAAATGTGCGTTACTTTCTATTGATTCTACTATGAAATCTAATATTTCTGTAGGGCCTCCAATTAATTTAGTGTTATATGAAAAAGATACTTTAGAGGTCAAAAATTGGTTAAAACTACGCTTGGGTGATCCCTATTTAGCAGAAATTCGTAAACTCTGGGAAGAGTGCCTCAAACAAGGATTTAATAATATCCCTAATATTAATTGGCAGCATCGAACTAGCGACACCTCGGAGGATATTTTAATTGATTAG
- a CDS encoding transposase produces MPSNSLLYFITQIINFPGFKATNYHFITENELLIELENKQTSATCPHCGKSTSKVHQSHRHRVRDIPVSSFDVFLNVNRRQFRCPNCQKVFSEELSFVKKRRTYTKRLAQKVVEEVLATDVVNTGKRNRMSPAEIETILKEMEAVSIDLWVPYKSVVEELMPNAQVVADRFHVMKQVNEELDYRRKTEKKQAEKIKNKTERERQISGIKESKYPLLKKKEDLNETEKSKLSVLKEVMPELMDMYDRKEKFRDIFESQITGDEAFWQLVEWTESSYKDFPKSCQTIKRWIAEILAYFDNRTTQGAVEGINQKIKLIKRRAYGLNNFANFRRRVLLNWHFSPNLS; encoded by the coding sequence ATGCCATCTAACTCCCTACTTTATTTTATTACTCAAATCATTAACTTTCCCGGTTTTAAAGCAACAAATTATCATTTTATTACGGAGAATGAACTTCTGATTGAATTAGAAAATAAACAGACTAGCGCGACTTGTCCTCATTGTGGGAAGAGTACGAGTAAAGTACATCAATCACATCGACATAGAGTGCGAGATATTCCTGTGAGTAGTTTTGATGTCTTTCTGAATGTAAATCGCCGTCAATTTAGATGCCCTAACTGCCAGAAAGTATTTTCCGAAGAATTAAGTTTTGTGAAGAAAAGAAGAACATATACAAAAAGACTAGCCCAAAAAGTGGTTGAAGAAGTGTTAGCAACAGATGTGGTGAATACCGGAAAAAGAAATCGAATGAGTCCGGCAGAAATTGAAACGATATTAAAAGAAATGGAAGCGGTCAGTATAGACTTGTGGGTTCCCTATAAAAGTGTAGTGGAAGAACTGATGCCGAATGCACAAGTAGTTGCGGATAGATTTCACGTCATGAAACAAGTCAATGAAGAGTTAGACTATCGGAGAAAAACCGAGAAAAAACAGGCAGAAAAAATCAAAAATAAAACGGAAAGAGAACGTCAAATCTCAGGAATAAAAGAGAGTAAATATCCTTTGCTGAAAAAGAAAGAAGATTTGAACGAGACGGAAAAATCAAAATTGTCAGTTCTCAAAGAAGTCATGCCAGAATTAATGGATATGTATGATAGAAAAGAGAAATTTAGAGATATATTTGAAAGTCAAATAACGGGAGATGAGGCATTTTGGCAACTGGTAGAATGGACTGAATCATCTTATAAAGACTTCCCAAAAAGCTGCCAAACAATCAAAAGGTGGATTGCCGAAATTCTCGCCTATTTCGACAATCGAACTACCCAAGGAGCCGTCGAAGGAATCAATCAGAAAATTAAGTTAATTAAGAGAAGAGCGTATGGCTTAAATAATTTTGCTAACTTTAGAAGAAGAGTTCTCTTAAATTGGCATTTTTCTCCTAATTTATCATAG
- a CDS encoding SufE family protein codes for MSSTATPLPPTLERMVQRFKRASSNKLRYEQLITIAQKLPSFPEDQKIPDNKVPGCVSQVYVIADLDENGKVQFQGESDSQLTKGLTAFLIMGMNGLTPTEIAQLQPDFIQETGLQASLTPSRANGFFNIFQTLKKKAVTCDPNLNSEGSGI; via the coding sequence ATGTCTTCCACTGCAACCCCTTTACCCCCTACTTTAGAACGGATGGTACAGCGTTTTAAACGCGCCTCATCTAATAAATTGCGTTATGAACAATTAATTACCATCGCCCAAAAACTTCCTTCCTTTCCAGAAGATCAGAAAATTCCTGATAATAAAGTTCCGGGTTGTGTATCCCAGGTTTATGTGATTGCTGACTTAGATGAAAATGGAAAAGTTCAATTTCAGGGAGAGTCTGATTCTCAATTAACAAAAGGATTAACTGCTTTTTTAATTATGGGAATGAACGGACTCACCCCCACAGAAATTGCTCAACTACAACCGGATTTTATTCAAGAAACGGGGTTACAAGCCAGTTTAACGCCCTCGCGCGCTAACGGCTTTTTCAATATTTTCCAAACCCTGAAGAAAAAAGCCGTTACCTGCGATCCCAACCTAAATTCTGAAGGGTCAGGAATCTGA
- the cysS gene encoding cysteine--tRNA ligase: MVIKLYNTQTRQKEDFQSLETGTVKMYCCGVTVYDYCHLGHARSYIVWDTVRRYLEYAGYQVNYIQNFTDIDDKILNRAKLEGTTMEIVSEKYIQAYFEDIRRLNIKDADNYPRVTEHIPQIIQLIQELEKQGVAYSVDGDVYYSVNQFPEYGKLSGRQQEQLQAGAGGRVSLSDPEAMKKKDPSDFALWKAAKLGEPAWESPWGNGRPGWHIECSAMVKSLLGNTIDIHSGGGDLIFPHHENEIAQSEAATHQPLSRYWMHNGMVRVSGEKMSKSLGNFTTIRGLLDTPLDPMVVRLFVLQAHYRKPLDFTDEAIASAENSWNTIKEALLFNHEYGEKLGFDLQKNLIDQDAIERFKTSMDDDINTPEGLAVVFELAKELKRDRNILVHGGTPETSPETLQKYWQTLVELATVLGLEAQPEKSQALGLSDAEIEAFVQQRLEAKKAKNYGESDRIRDHLKQLGITLIDQPGNQTIWHR, translated from the coding sequence ATGGTTATCAAACTTTATAATACTCAAACTCGTCAAAAAGAAGATTTTCAATCGTTAGAAACCGGGACGGTGAAAATGTATTGCTGCGGGGTGACGGTCTATGATTATTGCCATTTAGGTCATGCTAGATCCTATATTGTGTGGGATACCGTTAGACGCTATTTAGAATATGCGGGATATCAAGTCAATTATATTCAGAATTTTACCGATATTGACGATAAAATTCTTAACCGTGCCAAATTAGAAGGCACAACAATGGAGATCGTTTCTGAGAAATATATTCAAGCTTATTTTGAAGATATTCGTCGCTTGAATATTAAAGATGCTGATAATTATCCCCGTGTAACTGAACATATTCCCCAAATTATTCAACTGATTCAAGAATTAGAAAAACAAGGGGTTGCATATTCAGTGGATGGGGATGTTTACTATAGTGTAAATCAGTTTCCTGAGTATGGAAAATTATCAGGACGACAACAGGAACAACTGCAAGCAGGCGCAGGAGGACGGGTTTCTTTATCTGATCCTGAAGCCATGAAGAAAAAAGATCCCTCGGATTTTGCCCTCTGGAAAGCTGCAAAATTAGGCGAACCTGCTTGGGAATCTCCCTGGGGAAATGGTCGCCCTGGATGGCATATTGAATGCTCTGCAATGGTCAAATCGTTATTAGGAAATACCATTGACATTCATAGCGGTGGTGGGGATTTAATTTTTCCCCATCATGAAAATGAAATTGCCCAGTCGGAAGCCGCAACCCATCAACCTTTATCTCGGTATTGGATGCACAATGGCATGGTGCGGGTGAGTGGAGAAAAAATGTCAAAATCCCTGGGGAATTTCACCACAATTCGGGGTTTATTAGATACACCCCTTGACCCGATGGTAGTGCGTTTATTTGTGTTACAAGCTCATTATCGCAAACCTTTAGACTTTACCGATGAAGCGATCGCTTCTGCTGAAAATAGCTGGAATACCATTAAAGAAGCTCTCTTATTTAATCATGAATATGGCGAAAAATTAGGGTTTGATCTACAAAAAAATCTGATTGATCAAGATGCTATTGAACGGTTTAAAACGTCAATGGATGACGATATTAATACACCCGAAGGGTTAGCGGTTGTTTTTGAATTAGCCAAAGAATTAAAACGCGATCGCAATATTTTAGTACATGGCGGAACTCCAGAAACCTCACCGGAAACCTTACAAAAATATTGGCAAACGTTAGTAGAATTAGCAACAGTATTAGGGTTAGAAGCTCAACCAGAGAAAAGTCAAGCGTTAGGGTTAAGTGATGCTGAGATTGAGGCGTTTGTTCAGCAACGGTTAGAAGCGAAAAAAGCTAAGAATTATGGGGAAAGCGATCGCATTCGAGATCATCTCAAACAGTTAGGGATTACCTTAATTGATCAACCCGGAAATCAAACCATTTGGCATCGTTAA
- a CDS encoding NAD(P)-dependent oxidoreductase — translation MRIGIIGTGLMGFPMAQRLLEAGYQLIVYNRTTSKVEPLREAGATVAGTPQGLIATSDCILLMLTNQDAIESVLFRSEFQSFLSGKTVISMGTISPTDSKTIQKDILKAGGDYLEAPVLGSIPEAKAGTLQIMVGSTEAQFDQWLNLLKFLGEPKYIGEVGSAAALKLALNQLIASLTTAFALSLNFVQQQGVDIELFMEILRNSALYAPTFDKKLQRMLEENYENPNFPVKHLLKDTNLFLQEAVKMGLNASSLEGVKAILEATQKIGKSDDDYSALFTTIKP, via the coding sequence ATGAGAATTGGGATTATCGGAACGGGGTTAATGGGGTTTCCGATGGCGCAACGATTGTTAGAAGCTGGATATCAACTCATTGTGTATAATCGCACAACCTCTAAAGTCGAACCCTTAAGAGAAGCAGGGGCTACCGTCGCTGGAACGCCTCAAGGTTTAATTGCTACCAGTGATTGTATTTTATTGATGTTAACGAATCAAGATGCCATTGAGTCAGTTTTGTTCCGTTCAGAATTTCAATCGTTTTTATCGGGAAAAACAGTAATTTCAATGGGAACAATTTCTCCAACAGATAGTAAAACGATTCAAAAAGACATTCTGAAAGCGGGAGGAGACTATTTAGAAGCTCCTGTTTTGGGGAGTATTCCTGAAGCGAAAGCCGGAACATTACAAATTATGGTAGGTTCTACAGAGGCGCAATTTGATCAATGGTTGAATTTGTTAAAATTCTTAGGAGAACCCAAATATATTGGAGAAGTCGGAAGTGCGGCTGCGTTAAAATTAGCTTTAAATCAATTAATTGCTTCCTTAACAACGGCTTTCGCCTTAAGTTTAAATTTTGTTCAACAGCAAGGAGTTGATATCGAACTCTTTATGGAGATTTTACGCAACAGTGCGTTATATGCTCCGACCTTTGATAAAAAATTACAACGGATGTTAGAAGAAAATTATGAAAATCCTAATTTCCCCGTAAAACATCTATTAAAAGATACGAATTTGTTTCTACAAGAAGCGGTCAAAATGGGGTTAAATGCCAGTTCGTTAGAAGGAGTAAAAGCAATATTAGAAGCAACACAAAAAATCGGAAAATCAGACGACGATTATTCCGCCCTATTTACCACCATCAAACCGTAG